A window of Paraburkholderia sp. ZP32-5 genomic DNA:
GTTGCCGGGTAGTGGCATGCGTGGTCAACGCGGTTGACGCATGCCGTGGGCGAGAAGCGCGGGTGGGCGCGGGGGGGCATCCCCGCGGCTGCCTGAAAGTTGCGCTCAGGACTGCATTCGCCGGCCCGGCTCGTGGGTGCTGCCAGGTGATGCCGAGAGGTGGTGCTGCGTGAGCCGCCGCGAACGGCGGGCGAGCAGCGTGCAATGTTTCATAGCAAGATTCGCGCACGAGTCGGACCTGAACCGGAAATCGATACTCAATGAAACCGGAACGCGGTTCGCCCCCGAGGCGCATGAAGTTATGTTCTAGCGCATCGACGGCCGATGCGCACGACTAATTGCAGCCGGCTGACGAAAAAGCGCGAACCCTGTCAGCCGACAACCCGTCTAGAATGCCCGATTTGCGCCATTCGTGCTTCGGCCTCAAACGACCAGAACAACGATGCAGCGTCTGCCTGCTTACGAGACACCACATTCCATGATCATCCCGACCATCACGAACGTCGCGCGCGCGGCTGCCGCGCCGTGCTTGCGCGCGCCCGCAAGCGCCGTATCGAACCCGTCGATCACCCCGTGCGCGGCGTCCGCGTGCCGGACCGCGCAATGAACCACAACGACTTCAGACGCGGTATTGCATTGTCGGTCGGCGCGTCCGCGATGTTCGCCTTGTTGTCTGCTTACGCGACGCTGCTCAAACCGCTCTCCGGCCTCGACATCTTCGCGTGGCGGATCGTATGGACCGCGCCGGGCGCGCTGCTGCTCGTCGCGTTGCGCAAACGTCTGCCGATTCTGCGTCAGCTTGTTGACCGCATGGTGACGGAGCCGAAGCTCGGCATCGCGATGGTGGTTGCGTCGGCGTTGCTCGGCATACAGCTATGGTTGTTCCTGTGGGCGCCGCTGCATGGCCGCATGCTCGAAGTGTCGCTTGGCTATTTCCTGTTGCCGCTCGCGATGGTGCTGGTCGGCCGCTTCCATTATCGCGAGCGCCTCGACGCGTTGCAGTGGCTTGCGGTCGCGTGCGCGGCGATCGGCGTCGGTCACGAACTGTGGGTGACCGGCGCGTTTTCATGGCCGACGCTCGTGGTGGCGCTCGGCTATCCGCCGTATTTCGTGCTGCGTCGCAGGATCAATCTGGATTCGCTTGCGATGTTCACCGTCGAAATGGCGCTGCTGGTGCCGGTGGCGGTCGTGTTCATCGTGGTTGGCGGCTCGCTGCAAGCGATCGCCGGGCGCGTGGAGATGTGGTGTCTGCTATT
This region includes:
- the rarD gene encoding EamA family transporter RarD; this translates as MNHNDFRRGIALSVGASAMFALLSAYATLLKPLSGLDIFAWRIVWTAPGALLLVALRKRLPILRQLVDRMVTEPKLGIAMVVASALLGIQLWLFLWAPLHGRMLEVSLGYFLLPLAMVLVGRFHYRERLDALQWLAVACAAIGVGHELWVTGAFSWPTLVVALGYPPYFVLRRRINLDSLAMFTVEMALLVPVAVVFIVVGGSLQAIAGRVEMWCLLLPGLGALSTVALASYLKASRLLPVALFGILGYVEPVLLVLVSITLLRETLSATQLATYVPIWIAVALTALHSVRFVRFARD